One genomic window of Haliotis asinina isolate JCU_RB_2024 chromosome 4, JCU_Hal_asi_v2, whole genome shotgun sequence includes the following:
- the LOC137282186 gene encoding monocarboxylate transporter 12-like: MALYKNMDRGYAWVVLVSSWLQLVICSIVYYSPAVVTIGLLETMKEGVFKTSWVGSTLYGTYMFTAPLTSCLTNVLGCRIAGIVGGLLTLVGMVAAFFAKSVDGVIVSYGLLAAIGSALMDVSSAVIICHYFDKYLPLASGLQMSGGGAGMLMGAPLTRSLLDTFGLSGTFLILGGVGANACVCSMLFRPLSHEQGIGRKPKETTGDVARNLVDQEVQPEVRTTYVQRFRSTFRDTWSLLSNLSFILYVLSYTLWGFGESIIYVHLTNFAESKGTSSQNSAMLFTAIGITSIIARVLAGFAGTDPAIGVFMLHTGMLGVAGVLIMLCPLLSTSLTQQFVFSSLYGIFSGGPMALVKPIIVDLVGVKQLATGYGVVNFLGGVGLLLGPPFAGYIMEVSGSYDVSFACCGSAIVIGSLLSLGIPVCKRQSTTRGQNMGVAVGEEECTAVLSGTEGQ; the protein is encoded by the exons ATGGCCCTATACAAGAACATGGACAGAGGATATGCGTGGGTGGTCCTGGTCAGCAGCTGGCTGCAGCTGGTCATTTGTAGCATCGTTTACTATTCACCAGCCGTGGTCACCATAGGCCTACTAGAGACGATGAAGGAAGGCGTGTTCAAGACATCATGGGTGGGGTCCACCTTGTATGGGACATACATGTTCACGG CCCCCTTGACCAGCTGTTTAACGAATGTGTTAGGGTGTCGCATTGCGGGAATTGTTGGGGGTCTTCTGACTCTGGTGGGCATGGTGGCTGCTTTCTTCGCCAAGTCAGTGGACGGGGTGATTGTGTCTTATGGGCTGCTAGCAG CAATAGGATCGGCGTTAATGGACGTGTCCTCAGCTGTGATCATTTGCCACTACTTCGACAAATACCTTCCTCTTGCGTCGGGTCTTCAGATGTCTGGAGGAGGAGCGGGGATGCTCATGGGTGCTCCTTTGACGAGATCCCTCCTTGACACATTCGGACTGAGTGGGACGTTTCTTATACTGGGCGGAGTAGGAGctaatgcatgtgtgtgtagtaTGCTTTTCAGACCATTATCACATGAGCAAGGAATAGGACGAAAGCCGAAGGAGACGACCGGAGACGTGGCTCGAAATCTTGTGGATCAAGAAGTACAACCAGAAGTCAGAACAACCTACGTGCAACGTTTCCGCTCAACATTCAGAGACACGTGGTCACTCCTGTCTAATTTGAGCTTCATCCTGTACGTCCTGTCCTATACATTATGGGGATTTGGAGAATCAATCATCTATGTGCATCTAACTAACTTTGCAGAGTCTAAAGGAACCAGCTCACAAAATTCAGCAATGTTGTTCACAGCAATAGGCATTACTAGTATAATAGCGCGAGTGTTGGCAGGGTTTGCTGGTACAGATCCCGCAATAGGGGTCTTCATGCTACATACAGGTATGTTGGGTGTCGCTGGTGTCCTGATCATGCTGTGCCCCCTTTTGTCGACTTCTTTGACGCAACAGTTTGTGTTTAGTAGCTTGTACGGCATCTTCAGTGGAGGGCCTATGGCGCTAGTGAAACCCATCATTGTTGACCTGGTGGGCGTGAAGCAACTGGCGACCGGATATGGAGTGGTGAATTTCCTTGGTGGTGTTGGATTACTTCTCGGACCTCCTTTTGCAG GATATATCATGGAAGTATCTGGGAGCTATGACGTAAGCTTTGCTTGTTGTG GGAGTGCAATCGTGATAGGAAGTCTTCTGTCTCTGGGTATTCCGGTGTGTAAGAGACAAAGTACAACACGTGGCCAGAATATGGGCGTGGCAGTTGGTGAGGAAGAGTGCACTGCCGTACTATCTGGTACAGAGGGGCAATAA